A window from Chlamydia gallinacea 08-1274/3 encodes these proteins:
- the rplE gene encoding 50S ribosomal protein L5 yields MSRLKKLYTEEIRKSLQEKFNYKNAMQIPVLKKIVISMGLAEAAKDKNLFQSHLEELSMISGQKPLVTKARNSIAGFKLRAGQGIGAKVTLRGTRMYDFMDRFCNIVSPRIRDFRGFSREGDGRGCYSLGLDDQQIFPEIDLDRVKRTQGMNITWVTTAKTNIECTTLLELMGLRFKKA; encoded by the coding sequence ATGAGCCGGTTAAAGAAACTCTATACTGAAGAGATCCGAAAGAGTCTCCAAGAAAAGTTTAATTATAAAAATGCCATGCAGATTCCCGTTCTTAAGAAGATTGTGATCAGTATGGGATTAGCTGAGGCTGCTAAAGATAAAAACCTTTTTCAATCTCACCTAGAAGAACTTTCTATGATTTCTGGGCAAAAACCTTTAGTAACTAAAGCGAGGAATTCTATTGCTGGTTTTAAGCTTCGTGCAGGACAGGGTATTGGGGCTAAGGTGACATTACGTGGTACACGTATGTACGATTTTATGGATAGGTTTTGTAATATAGTCTCTCCTAGAATTCGAGACTTTCGTGGATTTTCTCGTGAGGGAGATGGACGTGGATGTTACTCCCTCGGGTTAGATGATCAGCAGATTTTCCCTGAAATAGATTTAGATCGTGTCAAAAGAACTCAGGGAATGAACATTACTTGGGTAACTACAGCAAAGACAAATATCGAATGCACAACTCTTTTAGAGTTGATGGGTTTGCGCTTTAAGAAGGCATAA
- the rpsQ gene encoding 30S ribosomal protein S17, translated as MASEERGYRKIKVGTVVSSKMDKTVVVRVERVYSHPQYAKVVRDSKKYYAHNDLELSEGDKVRIQETRPLSKLKRWRVIERIS; from the coding sequence ATGGCTAGTGAAGAAAGAGGTTATAGAAAAATTAAAGTTGGTACTGTTGTCTCGTCAAAAATGGATAAAACCGTGGTTGTTCGAGTGGAAAGAGTATACTCACATCCTCAATATGCTAAAGTTGTTAGAGATTCTAAAAAGTACTATGCGCATAATGATTTAGAACTTTCTGAAGGTGATAAAGTTAGAATTCAAGAAACGCGCCCTCTCTCTAAGTTAAAAAGATGGCGTGTGATTGAGCGTATAAGTTAG
- the rpsC gene encoding 30S ribosomal protein S3 — protein sequence MGQKGCPIGFRTGVTKKWRSLWYGNNQEFGKFLIEDVKIRDFLRKKPSCQGAAGFVVRRMSGKIEVTIQTARPGLVIGKKGAEVDLLKEELKKLTGKEVWVEISEIKRPELNAKLVADNIAKQIERRVSFRRAMKKAMQSVMDGGAVGVKIQVSGRLAGAEIARSEWYKNGRVPLHTLRADIDYATASAETTYGIIGVKVWINLGEKSSTANNGSAPAPIAQ from the coding sequence ATGGGTCAGAAAGGATGTCCAATTGGTTTTCGTACGGGCGTTACTAAGAAATGGCGCTCGTTATGGTATGGAAACAACCAAGAGTTTGGGAAGTTTCTTATTGAAGATGTAAAAATTCGAGATTTTTTGAGAAAAAAGCCTTCTTGTCAAGGAGCTGCGGGTTTTGTCGTAAGACGAATGAGTGGGAAAATAGAAGTTACTATTCAAACAGCTCGTCCAGGACTGGTAATTGGGAAAAAAGGTGCTGAAGTCGACCTTTTAAAGGAAGAGCTTAAAAAACTTACTGGTAAAGAAGTTTGGGTAGAAATTTCGGAAATTAAGCGTCCTGAATTAAATGCAAAGTTAGTTGCTGACAACATTGCTAAACAAATTGAACGTCGTGTTTCTTTTCGACGTGCCATGAAAAAGGCCATGCAGTCTGTCATGGATGGTGGGGCTGTAGGTGTTAAAATACAGGTTTCTGGAAGATTAGCAGGTGCAGAAATTGCTCGCTCAGAATGGTATAAAAATGGTCGGGTGCCTTTGCATACCTTAAGAGCTGATATTGATTATGCCACTGCCTCTGCAGAAACTACTTATGGAATTATCGGGGTAAAGGTTTGGATTAATCTTGGAGAGAAATCCTCTACAGCTAATAACGGTAGTGCTCCAGCTCCAATTGCGCAATAA
- the rplN gene encoding 50S ribosomal protein L14 has product MIQQESQLKVADNTGAKKVKCFKVLGGSRRRYAVVGDIIVCSVRDVEPDSSIKKGDVVKAVIVRTRRDIRRKDGSTLKFDTNSCVIIDEKGNPKGTRIFGPIAREIRDRGFIKISSLAPEVI; this is encoded by the coding sequence ATGATTCAACAGGAAAGTCAATTAAAAGTTGCCGATAATACTGGGGCTAAAAAGGTAAAGTGTTTTAAAGTATTGGGCGGGTCTCGTAGACGTTACGCTGTAGTGGGTGATATTATTGTGTGTTCCGTTAGAGATGTTGAGCCCGATAGTTCTATAAAAAAAGGCGATGTGGTGAAGGCTGTAATTGTTAGAACCCGTCGAGATATTCGTAGAAAGGATGGTTCTACTTTAAAATTTGATACTAATAGTTGTGTGATTATCGATGAAAAGGGCAATCCTAAAGGAACGCGAATTTTTGGCCCAATAGCTCGAGAAATCCGTGATCGTGGTTTTATAAAAATTAGTTCTTTGGCTCCTGAAGTGATTTAA
- the rplP gene encoding 50S ribosomal protein L16 — protein sequence MLMPKRMKFRKQQKGQFAGLSKGATFVDFGDFGMQALDRGWVTSRQIEACRVAINRYLKRKGKVWIRIFPDKSVSKKPAETRMGKGKGAPDHWVAVVRPGRILFEVANVSKEDAQDALRRAAAKLGIRTRFVKRVERV from the coding sequence ATGTTGATGCCTAAACGAATGAAATTTCGCAAGCAACAAAAGGGTCAATTTGCTGGCCTGAGTAAGGGTGCTACTTTTGTTGACTTTGGTGACTTTGGAATGCAAGCTTTAGATAGGGGATGGGTTACCAGTCGACAAATAGAGGCTTGTCGGGTTGCAATTAATAGATACTTAAAACGTAAAGGAAAGGTCTGGATTCGTATTTTTCCAGATAAAAGTGTAAGTAAAAAGCCTGCAGAGACTCGTATGGGTAAAGGTAAAGGGGCTCCCGACCATTGGGTGGCAGTAGTGCGCCCAGGACGCATTCTTTTTGAAGTGGCTAATGTGTCTAAAGAAGATGCTCAAGACGCTTTAAGAAGGGCTGCGGCAAAATTAGGTATAAGGACACGTTTTGTTAAGCGAGTCGAAAGGGTGTAA
- the rpmC gene encoding 50S ribosomal protein L29, with protein sequence MAKNKKLLAELREKSVEELDAFIHENKKALFDLRAEVALQSKAVKSHLFSEYKKNVARSLTVKREKKEKANG encoded by the coding sequence ATGGCAAAAAATAAAAAGTTATTGGCTGAACTTAGAGAGAAAAGTGTAGAAGAGCTAGATGCATTTATTCATGAAAATAAAAAAGCTCTTTTTGATTTGCGGGCAGAGGTTGCTCTGCAAAGCAAAGCAGTGAAATCACATTTATTCTCTGAATATAAGAAAAATGTTGCTCGATCTCTGACAGTCAAGCGCGAAAAAAAGGAAAAAGCTAATGGCTAG
- the rplX gene encoding 50S ribosomal protein L24: protein MKRRICVGDTVYILAGNDKGKQGKVLSYLKQQNKVVVEGINVRTKNIKRTQENPKGKRISIEAPIHISNVCLSINGARAKLSVKNAEKGRELWNTTADGTSSLYRLVKGKKG from the coding sequence ATGAAAAGACGTATTTGTGTTGGCGACACTGTATATATATTAGCTGGTAATGATAAGGGGAAACAGGGAAAGGTTTTGTCTTATCTCAAACAACAAAATAAAGTAGTCGTTGAAGGAATTAACGTTCGTACAAAAAATATCAAACGTACTCAAGAAAATCCTAAGGGGAAAAGGATTAGTATTGAGGCTCCGATACATATTTCTAATGTTTGTTTAAGTATAAATGGAGCGCGAGCAAAGCTTTCAGTTAAGAATGCTGAGAAGGGGCGTGAGTTGTGGAATACAACTGCTGATGGTACTTCCTCGCTATATCGTTTAGTAAAAGGTAAAAAAGGTTAA